A genome region from Crossiella equi includes the following:
- a CDS encoding amino acid ABC transporter permease yields the protein MSLPEPSAVARERLAYQRSRHRRSTLVALVSTLVFAALAYLLVTGAPGWPRVRDSFFDLDSAVKALPAVLDGLWLNIRVLVVCQLLILVLGLAIAALRTLRGPVWFPLRALGTGYVDLFRGLPLIIVLFLVGFGLPGLRLSGIPNDPVILGSIALVLVYSAYVAEVFRAGIDSVHPSQLASARSIGLTHAQTMRIVVLPQAVRRVLPPLLNDFVALQKDCGLISVLGAVDAVRAAQISSATSYNFTPYVLAGLLFVLLAVPSGRLADWVSARAARKQGLA from the coding sequence GTGAGCCTGCCCGAACCCAGCGCGGTCGCCCGGGAACGGCTGGCCTACCAGCGTTCCCGGCACCGCCGCTCCACGCTCGTCGCACTCGTCTCCACCCTGGTCTTCGCGGCGCTCGCCTACCTCCTGGTGACCGGCGCGCCGGGCTGGCCGAGGGTGCGCGACTCCTTCTTCGACCTCGACAGCGCGGTCAAGGCGCTGCCCGCGGTGCTGGACGGCCTGTGGCTCAACATCCGCGTGCTCGTGGTGTGCCAGCTGCTGATCCTCGTGCTGGGCCTGGCGATCGCGGCCCTGCGCACACTGCGCGGCCCGGTGTGGTTCCCGCTGCGCGCGCTGGGCACCGGCTACGTCGACCTGTTCCGGGGCCTGCCGCTGATCATCGTGCTGTTCCTGGTCGGCTTCGGCCTGCCCGGGCTGCGGCTGTCCGGCATTCCCAACGATCCGGTCATCCTCGGTTCGATCGCGCTGGTGCTGGTCTACTCCGCCTACGTGGCCGAGGTCTTCCGCGCGGGCATCGACTCGGTGCACCCCTCGCAGCTGGCCTCGGCGCGCTCGATCGGCCTGACCCACGCCCAGACCATGCGGATCGTGGTGCTGCCGCAGGCGGTGCGGCGCGTGCTGCCACCGCTGCTCAACGACTTCGTGGCGCTGCAGAAGGACTGCGGGCTGATCTCGGTGCTGGGCGCGGTGGACGCGGTGCGCGCGGCGCAGATCTCCTCGGCCACCTCCTACAACTTCACCCCGTACGTGCTGGCCGGGCTGCTGTTCGTGCTGCTGGCGGTGCCGTCGGGCCGACTGGCGGACTGGGTGTCCGCGCGGGCGGCCAGGAAGCAGGGACTGGCATGA
- a CDS encoding ABC transporter substrate-binding protein: protein MRVSTLAATAALALAVSACAPVDQAGQPSPSGAQGCAKANLKTVAGGKFTFGTDQPVYEPWFSGDDPANGKGFEGAVAYAVAGRLGFAKDEVAWVRVPFNAAIQPGPKTFDADLNEFSITDERRNAVDFSSPYYTVRQAVVAIKGSAGAGARSVADLAKLKLGAQVGTTSYDAIANQVKPSQQAGVYNNNDDAKAALRNNQVQAIVVDLPTAFYITGAEMPDAVIVGQLPAGGGKPEQFGAVLDKGSRLTPCFSQAVDALRADGTLAKLEQEWLASAGKAPELT, encoded by the coding sequence ATGCGCGTTTCGACCCTGGCGGCCACGGCCGCACTGGCACTGGCCGTCAGCGCCTGTGCACCGGTTGACCAGGCAGGACAGCCCAGCCCGTCCGGGGCGCAGGGCTGCGCCAAGGCCAACCTGAAGACCGTCGCGGGAGGCAAGTTCACCTTCGGCACCGACCAGCCGGTGTACGAGCCCTGGTTCAGCGGCGACGACCCGGCCAACGGCAAGGGCTTCGAGGGCGCGGTGGCCTACGCCGTGGCGGGCAGGCTCGGCTTCGCCAAGGACGAGGTGGCCTGGGTGCGCGTGCCGTTCAACGCGGCCATCCAGCCCGGCCCGAAGACCTTCGACGCCGACCTGAACGAGTTCTCCATCACCGACGAGCGCCGCAACGCCGTCGACTTCTCCTCGCCGTACTACACGGTCCGGCAGGCCGTGGTGGCGATCAAGGGCTCCGCGGGCGCGGGTGCGAGGTCGGTGGCCGACCTGGCCAAGCTCAAGCTGGGCGCCCAGGTGGGCACCACGAGCTACGACGCCATCGCCAACCAGGTCAAGCCGTCGCAGCAGGCCGGGGTCTACAACAACAACGACGACGCCAAGGCCGCGCTGCGCAACAACCAGGTGCAGGCGATCGTGGTCGACCTGCCCACCGCCTTCTACATCACCGGCGCGGAGATGCCGGACGCGGTGATCGTCGGCCAGCTGCCCGCGGGCGGCGGCAAGCCCGAGCAGTTCGGCGCGGTGCTGGACAAGGGCAGCCGGCTCACCCCGTGCTTCTCCCAGGCCGTGGACGCGCTGCGCGCCGACGGCACCCTGGCCAAGCTGGAGCAGGAGTGGCTGGCCTCGGCGGGCAAGGCACCGGAACTGACGTGA
- a CDS encoding C39 family peptidase encodes MRRTLAGVAAGLMVLTAAPAAADNAGKSTMTDFHAWESTKDFQAGINEGTAATSTGLAMTRAAGTTSYTDPHTGRTQDFEYARWTSPRRDLPFGATELVASWNATTPADTWLQVEARGQANWYVLGRWASADTLVKRTSVPGQSDATAFVDVDTLKAKVPLRAYQLRVTLYRVPGSRNSPNLTMAGAMASAIPDRFTVPTSGPGGAWGIELPVPRYSQNLHRGNFPEYGGGGEVWCSPTSTEMVLEYWGRRPTAEQMSWIPQGYVDPSVAYSARFNYDYDYEGTGNWPFNTAYAASFGLAGHITRLGSLAELESYVKRGIPVITSQSFLANELDGAGYGTSGHIMVVVGFTKTGDVIANDPASPDNPAVRHVYKRAQFENIWQRTKRYRADGTVASGPGGIAYIIRPRWHR; translated from the coding sequence ATGCGCAGAACGCTCGCCGGTGTGGCCGCCGGTCTGATGGTCCTGACCGCGGCCCCCGCGGCCGCTGACAACGCCGGGAAGTCCACCATGACCGACTTCCACGCCTGGGAGTCCACGAAGGACTTCCAGGCCGGGATCAACGAGGGCACCGCCGCCACCTCCACCGGCCTGGCCATGACGCGGGCGGCGGGCACCACCTCCTACACCGACCCGCACACCGGCAGGACCCAGGACTTCGAGTACGCCCGCTGGACCTCACCGCGCCGCGACCTGCCCTTCGGGGCCACCGAGCTGGTCGCCTCGTGGAACGCGACCACCCCGGCGGACACCTGGCTCCAGGTCGAGGCGCGCGGGCAGGCCAACTGGTACGTGCTGGGCCGCTGGGCCTCGGCGGACACGCTGGTCAAGCGCACCTCGGTGCCGGGGCAGAGCGATGCCACCGCGTTCGTGGACGTGGACACGCTCAAGGCCAAGGTCCCGCTGCGCGCCTACCAGCTGCGCGTGACCCTGTACCGGGTGCCGGGCAGCCGGAACAGCCCGAACTTGACCATGGCGGGCGCGATGGCCTCGGCGATCCCGGACCGGTTCACCGTGCCCACCAGCGGCCCGGGCGGCGCGTGGGGCATCGAGCTGCCGGTGCCGAGGTACTCGCAGAACCTGCACCGGGGCAACTTCCCGGAGTACGGCGGGGGCGGCGAGGTGTGGTGCAGCCCGACCTCGACGGAGATGGTGCTGGAGTACTGGGGCCGCAGGCCCACCGCCGAACAGATGTCCTGGATCCCGCAGGGCTACGTGGACCCCTCGGTGGCCTACTCGGCGCGGTTCAACTACGACTACGACTACGAGGGCACCGGCAACTGGCCGTTCAACACCGCCTACGCGGCCTCCTTCGGCCTGGCCGGGCACATCACGCGCCTGGGCTCGCTGGCCGAGCTGGAGTCCTACGTCAAGCGCGGCATCCCGGTGATCACCTCGCAGTCCTTCCTGGCCAACGAGCTGGACGGCGCGGGCTACGGCACCTCCGGGCACATCATGGTCGTGGTGGGCTTCACCAAGACCGGCGACGTGATCGCCAACGACCCGGCCTCGCCGGACAACCCGGCCGTGCGGCACGTGTACAAGCGGGCGCAGTTCGAGAACATCTGGCAGCGCACCAAGCGCTACCGGGCCGACGGCACCGTGGCCTCCGGGCCGGGCGGGATCGCCTACATCATCCGGCCGCGCTGGCACCGCTGA